TTCACTTGGTTCCGGTCATATGCTCCGAAAAGGTGAACCCCTCGACGACCGATATAATTTACCTCAAGCACATTACCGCCCCAGATCTCTCTCTGTACGCCTGCAAACCACGCATGGCTTTCAGGAAACTTGATGTCAGGGTCGACCGCAGTGATGCGGCCCGTTGAAAATGCCGGCGGCGTTCTCAACTGCTGCGGTGTTGAGATCGGCGGAATTGTCGGGATGCCGTTCCTTATCAGCAGGTTTTGTGAGCCGATTCCTGCTGCGGAATAGCTGAAGGTGTTGCCCGGCGCACTCTGGTAAACGAAGTTAGCAAAAACCTGCGATGGGAAGCGATCTTGCGAAAGCCTATAGTTTGCCCTGATGGAGGTCTTTCCATTGCTGAAAGGATCCCAAGCAAACCCGACCGACGGTGAGAAGTTGTCGTAGTCATTCTTGAACAGCTTGCCTTCTTCCCAACGAAGAGCGCTTGAAGGTGCGGCGCCGACCGCAAACGGCTGCGACGGCGTCAAGATCGGGAGATCTTTTGATCCGGGGCTCAACTTAACTTCCCAACGCACACCAAGGTCAAATGTCAAATTTTGCCTCGGGCGCCATGTGTCTTGGAAGTAGAAATCGTACTCGGGATAGGTCGCATTGAAGATCCACCTTGTCCCGGCCGGTGCGAAAGCATTCGGATTGCCCGGGCTGACCACAAAGCCTTGCGAGAAACTGCCGATGCGGCCGATCAGGTTGTTTATAGTATTCAGAAGGAGCGTGCGGTCGTTAGCATTTATGCTCGAAGCACCCGCAACGGGCACATCCCAAGGCACAAAATCACTTGCCGCGGTCCCAAAACCGATCTGCGGCTCTATCTGTCCGCCGGCGCTCGAACGATCGTCGATCTGATTTCCGAGGCGGAAGTTCAGGCCGAATTTAAGCGTGTGCTTCGATCGGATGAGCGTCATGTTATCGACAAACTGCCACGTTCGCGAACTACGGGCGTTGTACGCAAAGTTCCTGTCAAAATCCGTTACCGTATTGAGCACAAACGGAACTGCGCCGTTCGCTCCCGGATACTCGAACTTGAAGCCGAATCGGTTCATGCCAAAAATGAACTCGTTGACGAAGTTCGAAGTCGGAGCCCATCGATAGTTGATGGCAAGATTCTTGGGGTTTCGAAACGTATCGATCCAGTTCTTTCCGCCCTGAATTCTCTGAAGTCCCGCGTTAGCGATATCTCCAAATGTGTTCTGTTCGCCTTGAGCGTAGCGGATATACATTTGGCTCTTTGAGGACAGTTTGAAATCGAATCTTACGGTGAAGTCGTACTGTTTCTCGGTCTGAGGCGCAACGAATCTAAGCAGAGCGGTATTCAGGCCGTCGCCGCCAGTAAAGTCGTTGGGAGCCTGTTGAGAATTCAAAAGGTTGATAATGAACGGGTCAAGCGTAACCGGCCTGCCTGTAGCGATATCGTAGGTTTGGATACAAGGGTTAGGCACACCCGGACCGCAAGCCGGATAGACCGGAGCGCCGGAAGCAGTGACCGCAGCGCCTGTCGGGAACGTCGCAGATGTGGCCGTACCGAAAGGTGCATTTCGGCCGCCTTGGACGAACCTGAAAAGTCCGGCCCGTGCCTGCGGCGTATAGACCGCCAGCGTCTGAAGCCTTGTTTCGCTGGCCCGCAGCATCTGAAGGTTTACAAAGAAAAACGCCTTGTCACGGAGAAAGCCGAAATCTGTGCCCTCACCAAAGCCGGGATTGAACAACGGGCCGCCGAAGCTGCCGCCATAAATATGTTGGACGAACTGCCGCCGCGCGATGTTCTGCTTGTTGAACTCCCATTCATTAGCAATAAAACGCGGCGTTTGATAATACTCAAAGAGATTGCCGGAGAACTGATTTCCGCCCGATCGGGTCGTGAGACTGACCTGCGCTCCCGAAGAACGTCCGAGTTCAGCGGTGAAGTTGCTGGTCACGATCTGGACCTCGCGAATTGAATCAGGATTGGTACGAAGAGGTGTGAAATTCGATCCACCTGCCGTAGATTCATTGATGTCGATACCATCGAGAGTAAAGTTGAATGCCCGGTCGCGGGAACCATGAACGTGGACGCCGCCACCTGTATTGGCACCCGAAACGACGCCGGGCTGATAGTTCAATAGGTCAAACGGGTTTCGACCTCGAGCTCCGACGATCGGCAGAAGTTCGATCTGACGGGTATCAAGCGTCGATCCTACGTTGCCCGATGTCGCGGTCGTAACTTGTTCCGCTGAGGATTCAACGGAAACAGTGGCAGAAACATCGCCGACCTCGAGAGAAATGTTGATAGTGGACGGAATGTTGACCAGCACCTGATTTCGCGAGGATTCGAATCTCTTAAATCCGTCCTTCTAGACCGAGACTTTGTAGAACCCCGGCTGTATCAGGTCGAAAACGTAAGTCCCGCTTCCACTGGTAGTAGTGGTCAGCCTTAAATTGGTCGCCTCGTTTGTCAGGGTGACTGCTGCTCCTGCAACGGCAGCTCCTGTACTATCAGTAACACTGCCCGTAATACGGGATGTGGTGCCTTGTCCAAAAGCCACAACTGAGGTGAACACTATCAAGGCGAACGCTGCCAATCCTCTATCAAGCAATCTCTTTTTCATTTACCCTCCGAAATGTTGTCTGTGTTTAGTTGGGGAATTCCTGTTGAAACGGGCAATGATACCAAGTTTCAACTTGAATTTTACGGAAGATTAGCACAGAACTTGATGTGAACAAAGTGTAAAATTGCCGGAATTTCTTTGAGAGCAAATTGGGCTAATTTCCAACGCGTCGATTCGATCGGATAACCGCTTTCGAGAAAGCGAAAGGGAGGCGAAATGCCTCCCTTTCTAATGAACAATATTCTGGTTACTGGTTTATTTTGGCCCAAAACTTCGAGCAATCGAATCAAGCTGATTTCGAAGTGACCTCACGATATCCTTTTGACCGGTGAAACGGAGAGTGTATACGACATTGTCGCCGCTTCTTAGAAAATAGAATCTCCCCGCCATACTGCGGCCTGATGCCAAATATTCAAAATTGAAGACTGACCCCCTAAGACGCCCGGCGAAATTCTCCTCTCTTCCTGCGACGAAACCCGGCCGTATCTGAAGCCGCTGTTCTTCATCCTCCATCAAGTCGGCGAGCATCGCCTCTTTTGTTACCGTTAGACGCCGAACTTGCAAATGGCAGTCCAGACGGTCTTCGTGAACGAATTCGACGTTGGGATTGGCGGCTGTGGGACGGAGCGTGAGTTTCCATTTTGGGTCGGGCAGCGAAAACGTGTATTCGACGCTGGGGTCGCTGAACGCGGTCTCTTGCGCATTAGCCCAATTCACCGCACAAAGCAGGAAAGCCGCAGACAAAATAATTGTTGATACACGCATAGTTTTCGATGCTTTTACTCAGATCCGACCAAATCCGAATTTTAGATGAATTTTGGTCAGACTTCGAGTCTTTGATGCTCATGTCGACGGAGTTGTTGCCATAATTTGAGGTCCGAGGACGCGTTGCAAAGAATATAGGCTTGGGCGGATCACAGGACTGTCACATCTTGCCGATTGCAAATATCCTTACTGCGAAAAGTCCGGCAAAGAACCCGCCGATGTGGGCCGCATAGGCGACACCGCCGACCCCGGACGGTGCTAAATATCCAACGACCAATTGGTAAGCGATCCAAAGCCCCAGTGCGACAAACGCCGGAACAGTTGTAACCATGTTTAGTATGATCGCCCTGACCGGATTTCGCGGGAACATCAGCAGATATCCGCCGAGCACGCCCGAGATGGCGCCCGATGCTCCAAGCATAGGTATCACAGACCAAGGCTCGATAGCGATCTGAGCGATCGCCGCGGCAAAACCGCAGAAAAGATAGAAAACCGCAAAGCGAAAATGCCCCAGCAAGTTCTCCAAATTATCCCCAAATACCCAGAGGAACATCATGTTTCCGGCGATATGCATGATACTGCCGTGCATGAACATCGAGCTCAGAAAGTTGAAATAGACCGGCAGCGGCGTTTCATAGTGAGTGATCTCACCAAGGATCTTGCCGAACTCGTCCTTAATGGTGACGGCTCCGTTTATGTCCGTTCCTGAAAGTATCTCCTTGGGAACAAGCGAGAACGCGTATGTGAATGCATCGTTGCCGCCGATCTGCTGAAGCAGAAGAAAGACCACCAGATTTATCCCGATGAACACATAGTTAACGTAGGGCGTCCGATGGTTGCCGGTATTGTCATCGCCGATGGGGAACATTTGTTAGCCTCTGAACGTGCATTTGGAACAGATTTGATGCATGGCAATGCATTTCGTGCGGGTCAATTCTGTCCAGCGGTTCAATCATTATTCTATCTGATGCGGCACTAGCCGCCAACATCTGCTGAAGGCCCGAGTAGCTGATGTCCTTCGCTTCGTGCGACGAATGTCGCGGCTGTTATATCGCCGACCACGTTCAACGTCGTCCTGCACATATCCAAAAGCCGATCAACGCCGAGGATTATGGCGATAAGAGCAGGATCGATGCCGATCATGAATAGGATCCCTATTATGAATGGAATAGAGCCGGAAGGAACACCGGCAGTCCCAATGCCGCCTAGGATCGCAAGGTAAACGACCATCAACTGCAGCGATATTGTAAGGTCGACTCCGGCGAGTTGAGCAAGAAAGAGTACTGTTACGCCTTCATAAAGTGCGGTTCCGTTCTGGTTTGCTGTCGCCCCTACCGTAAGCACAAAGCTGTTTATTTCCTTGGGTACATGCAGGTTTTCATGGGTGACGCGAAGCGCGGTCGGCAAGGTAGCATTTGATGAAGACGTCGAAAATGCGGTCAGGATCACTGTTTGTATTCGCTTGAAAAATTCGAGAGGGCTTATTCTCGACAAGAACCAAACAGAGATCGAGTAAACACCGAAGAAGTGGATCGACAGGCCCAAAAGTACTGTCGCGACAAACCATCCGAGCGATAACAGGAGGTCTGTTCCGAACTGTGAGATATTGTTGAACAGCAGGCAGGCTACGGCATACGGCGCAAATTTCATTACGATGTCGATTATCTTCGCCGATATCGCAAACAATGACTCCATGACGCCCACGAAAGGGGAAGAGACCGCAGTTGGAAGCAATGTAATGGAAATGCCGATCAGTAGGGCGAAGAACATGATGTGCAGCATGTTGGGGCTAGCACCGGAGATCGAATTGAAAATATTGCTTGGAACTATCGTTTTGACCACCTGCATCAACGCAGTATCCGCTTTGGACGCCTCGGCAGCTTTACGCTGGGCCTCAGTTGCGGCTGATGCACCGCTGCTAAATTCCGCTTTTAATTCAGCAGCAGTTTCGGGGCTGATCCTCTCGCCCGGCCTGATAGTATTTGCTAATGTCAGTCCTATCACGACGGATATTGCAGAGATCACCAGTGTATACGCAAATGATTTCGCGCCGATCCGCCCTAATTTTCTGATGTCGCCGATCCCGGATACACCAACGATCAGCGATGAAAATACCAGCGGGATCACGATCATCAGCAGCAGATTCAAAAAAAGCTGGCCGATCGGCCGCGTGAAATTCTCTACTGCCCACTCGACCCAAGGGTCTTTGCCGCCGAGTGTCCAATTTACCGCCAGTCCGCCAACTACGCCCACCGCTAAGCCGATAAAGATCTTTGTATGGAGAGGTATCCCTGAGGGACTGTCGGGCGTGTCGTCATCTAGGTCGGTCGTAAGTTCGTATTCGTATTCGTTAGGGTTGTTTGGCATTGGTCACCGGGGACCGGGCAAAATTATTCGATCATAGACTATATGATCACGTCGCTGTTCGTTCTTACTGCAGCCTGTTGCCGCGAAAAAGGCCGCACGAGATTATCAACAAAAGTTGCCTCTACGGCAAGCCAAAACTTGCCGGTCAACAATAAGAAAGCCTTCCGGTATGCTTACATGAAAAGCTTCACAAAGGTCGCTTCCGAAAAAATCGGAGTTTGATTTAGCTCGAAAAAAAGGCGAAACTTCCGAGCATGGGAAAACTAGCTCTTCATTGGCGCATACTGCTGGGAATGGCCGCGGGCGTTATTTTCGCCGCGATATTGATCCAATTCAGTTGGGGCAAAGGCTTTATTGTCGATTGGATAAAGCCCTTTGGGACAATATTTATCAACGTCCTGAAACTGATAGCGATACCGCTGATCCTCGCATCGCTTGTCAAAGGCATCTCTGATCTTAACAACATTACGCAGCTTTCCAAGATCGGATTCCGGACTCTTGGTTTCTACATAATGACCACCGTGCTCGCGGTCAGTCTGGGGCTGGTTATCGTGAATCTCATAAAGCCGGGCAGTGCCGTCACTGAAGACACTCGTGCCCAACTGATGGCGAGTTACGAAAAGCAGGCCGGCGACCGGATCACGGCGGCCGAAAAACAGAAGCAGGCAGGCCCGCTAAAGCCGCTCGAGGATCTCGTTCCTGAGAACATAGTCGCCGCTGCCAGCTCTAACGGCAACATGCTGCAGGTCATTGTATTTGCCATATTTTTCGGCATCGGGCTGATTCTGATCCCCAAAGAGAGCGCCGCACCGGTAAAGGGGTTTTTCTCCGGGCTGAACGACGTCGTACTCAAGATGATCGACCTGATAATGCTGGCGGCTCCGTTTGGTGTTTTCGCCCTTTTGGCTGCCATCGTTGCTGAGGCTCCGGGCACTGATCTGTTTATAGCTTTGCTTTGGTATGCCGTCTCCGTTGTCTTGGGGTTGGCGTTGCTCTATTGCATGTATTTGACCCTCGTTTGGGTGTTCACAAAGCGTTCCCCGTCATTCTTTTTGAAAGGGATCATTCCTGCGCAACTCCTTGCATTTTCAACAAGTTCCAGTGCCGCGACATTACCGGTGACCATGGAGCGGGTAACCGAGCACCTTGGTGTGGACGAGGAGGTCGCGAGCTTTGTACTGCCGATCGGAGCGACCGTAAATATGGACGGCACAAGCCTTTATCAGGCTGTCGCGGCCGTGTTTATCGCACAGACGTTCGGGATGGATCTGAGTCTTGGCGTGCAGCTCGGCATCATCTTGACCGCGACGCTAGCATCTATTGGATCTGCGGCAGTTCCCGGAGCAGGCATGGTGATGCTGGTGATCGTTCTCGCCCAGGCGGGCATTCCTGAGGTCGGCCTAGCCCTCATCTTTGCCATCGACCGGCCGCTAGATATGTGCCGAACTACGATAAACGTCACCGGCGATGCTACCGTTTCGATGATCGTTGCAAATTCGATCGGCAAGCTCGGTGATCCAAAGCCGGTCGAATGGGATGAACGGCTGGATGAGGTGATCTAGTTCAGCCCGCGTTTTCACCCGAAACATAAAGGTGTGTTTCGAAAACGGACGACTAGTTACGGGATCATCAAATCAGCCCACACATCCGACGATGCTTGACAGCGTAACCTAGATATACGAAAGTTTGCCGGTATGAAATGGAACCTGAAGGCAGCATTGTTTGTAATGGCTGCGGTTATAGCGTCGGGGTATTTTGGCGGTGGCGTGAATGCTCAGTCCGTGAACAAGACAATTGTTCTGGTGCGGCACAGTGAAAAGGACACGTCGCCCGAGGCGGATAAACGAGATCCAGACCTTTCGGCGGAAGGCCGGCAGAGGGCATTGCGTTTAAAGGAGATAGCGAAACGTTATAAGCCGCATGAGATATTCTCGACGGATTTCAAGCGGACGCGGCAGACCGCCGAGCCGATAGCCTCCCAGCGAAAAAAGGAGATCCAGTTATACACCGTCGCCGAACAGGCAGATTTGGTCAAGAAGATCATGGCGAGCGATACCGATCACAATCTGGTCGTCGGCCACAGCAATACGATCCCGAATCTTGCAAACCTGTTCGCGGGGAAGCTGATCTTTCGCGAGTTGCTTGAGAGCGAATACGGCGTGTTTTGGGTGCTGCATTTCAAGAAAGGGGCTTTGCAACGGATCGAAGTGATCCCATATTGAAAACTGCGGTATCATTGAAAAATGAAACTATTTATCATCGTTGCTGCGATCGCGGTTCTTACGGTCTCGGCGGAAGCTCAAAAAGCGAAACAACCCTCACCTACCGATCAGTTCTGGGCTGAACTCAAGAAGCTTTGCGGCAAGGCTTTTGAGGGCGCAATTGCGGAAGACACCGCGAACAACCCTGATTTCGCGGGCAAGCGGCTCGTTATGCACGTTCGTTCGTGTGAAAAGAACCGCATTCGGATACCATTCTTTGTGGGAGATGACAGGTCACGGACCTGGGTTCTGACCAAGAAGGGTGATCGAATTCAACTCAAACACGATCACCGGCACGAAGACGGCAAGCCCGACGCCGTGACGATGTACGGCGGCTGGTCATCGAACGAAGGCGAGGCGATCAGACAATTTTTCCCGGCGGATCAGCATACGACGACCGTGGTCGAAAAACCCAAAGACGACGCACCTTCGGCAGCGGCGAATATCTGGTGGATCGAACTCGTTTCGGGCAAACACTATTCCTATAATCTCCGACGCCTCGGCCGCGGCAGATTGTTCTCAGTGAAATTCGACATTACGAAAGAAGTACCCGCGCCGCCGGCACCGTGGGGCTGGAAGGATTAGCCTTTTAGTGCGGTGAGCATCGTCGCGGGGTCGTTGGTGATCAACGCGGAGATGCCCAGTTTGCGTGCCTTGTCGATCCAGTTTTTCTTTTCGACGGTCCAAACGGTGATCGGCAGGCCAACGTCATTCAGAATGCGGCAGAGTTTCGGCGTCGCGAGCGAGTGATGCAGCGAGACCTCGTTCGCGCAGAACTCGAGAGCGAGGAAGGGAATCGAGCTCTTGCGGCGTAGAAGCGTTTCAATGCTGACGTCGAAAAGTGCGGCGACATTAACGTCAGGCAGCAGCGAACGCACTACCGGCAGCGAGCCCAGATTAAAGCTCTTTACGACAAAACGTTCCTGCTCTTTTTGGGTTTCTAAAGTCGCGCAAACAGCGGTTGGCAATGCCACGATATCAGCGGGCGTGCATTTCATCTCGACATTAATTCGGCCTTCGAAGCCGCTTAGAAGATCGAGGACATTCTGCAGCGAGGGAATACATTCTTTGCTGAATTGCTCATTCGCCTTTTTCGGAAATTTCTTGTTGAACCAAGAACCCACGTCTATTTGAGCAAGCTCGGCTGCTGTCAGATCCGAGACGCGTTTTTCAATTCCCACTGTACGTCTTAATGTTTCGTCGTGAATTACTACGGGCACACCGTCCTTTGACAGCCGAACGTCGAACTCGACGCCTTCGGCCCGCGCGTCAAGAGCCAACTTTATCGCTGCGAGCGTGTTCTCCGGCGCGTGCGAACTGTCGCCGCGGTGCGCGATTATGCGGGGCAAGGCGTTCATTTCTTTTCAAGCAGGAAGATGGTCTTTGACCACGAAATGGGTTCGGTGATCGGGAATTCATAATTGCCCGCGATATTGAAATATTCAGATGCCGTTTCACGAACCTTCGAAAGCGGATGCGTTTTGAACTTGTATAGCAATTCGAGAACTGAGCCGACGATAGACGGTTTGACCGGCAGAAAAACAAGCGGAGCCCCTTTTTTCAGCACACGTGCGGCTTCGCGGAGACCGTCGTCCAGCGGCGTATATTCCAGCACTCCGCATATCAGCAGCAGGTCAAATGTTTCGTCTGCGAACGGCATTGCGAGTACGTTCGCCTGAACGCAATCCGTCCGGACAACGTTCTTTTTGCGTTTGCGCGTTTCGCTGCGGAGAACCTCCAGGGACTTGTGCGAGATATCGAGAGCGACGACGTTTTTCGGCCTAAAACCCGCATCCTGGAATGCGTGCGTTACTATGCCGGTGCCGCTGCCTGCGTCGAGAACGAGCGAATCAGAATTGATGTTCAGGTCAAGCGAGCGTAGGTATTTAGCTACGGAATCGCGATAGCCGTTCAGCTTCATCGCCAGATTTTGGACATCGGCGATGCGGTCGTAGAGTCCTTGGGTTTTCGTTTTGGTCTCGCGTCCGTTCCTCGGCATCTTTGCTATTCCGCGATCAGTTTTTCGACCGCCGCCTGCATCTGGCTCATTCGTAAAGGGCTCGTGCCGGTTTCAATGTAGCGTATCTTGCCTTTTCTGTCGACCAAAACGGCGTGCGGCAGTGCCGTCGCACCGTACATTGCATGTGCCGAAATGTCGCGCATCACCACAAAGTCATAGGGCAGGCGTTCTTTTTCGCGAAAATTCTTCAGGAATGCGAGTTGTTCGGCCGGATCCGGGGGCAATCCATAAGATTCACCGTATATGCGTGTGATGCCCAAGATGACGAGGCCCTTGTCGCTGAGCGTGTTGTGCCAATCGATGAGTTTTGGGAATGCGTCAAAACAAGGGCCGCACCATGTCGCCCAAAAATCCAGCAGAACGACCTTGCCTTTCATGCTTGCGAGAGTTCGTGCATCGCCCGGAAACCAGACGGAATTTGCTGAAAGTTCCATCGCGTCCTCGCCGAGCAGACGGTAATTCTTCTCGCGGCGGTTTAAGCGGTTGGTGATATCAAGGGCGAGCTGACGCTGCGGAACCTCTTTGGCGATGTTGTCGATTGCAGTGCGGAAAAACGCAAGAGCAGCCGGTTTGCGGCCCGTCTCGATCATGTATTTTACCTTTTCATCGACGGCAAAATAGTAGATGCTGACGGACTGTGCGGCCGCGGCGGTCTTTCGCATCTCGTCGAGCGATGTGTCCGCTTCTGCTGTCATTCCGCGGTCGCGGTATGATTCGAAAACGAGCATTCCGGCATCGAGTATTTCGTCGAGTCCGCGTGCCCGTGACTGTGCGGACGGCAGCAGCGACTTGGCGCTTTCATACGCGGCAAGAGCGTGCGGCGTCATTCGGGCGAAATCCTTCTGCATCTGATACACTTTCGCCATCTCGCCTCGCATGCGCGAAAGCTCGTTCAATTTTTGCGGCTCTGCTTTTAGGTAATCTGCAAGCACCGTTTCGGCATCAGCGGTCTTTTTCTGCTTGGCAAGCGATACGACGAGGATCGAACGAGCGGTCTGCCGCTTCCCGGGGTCTGCGTCTTCGCCCGTCAGGAACTGCGAAAATGCGGCCACGGAGCCATCAAGATTTTCGGCGATCCAATGCAGCATGCCGATGTAATAGCGATCCTCGCCTTTGAGGTCGTCACGCGTGCCGGATTCGGCCGCGTAGCGAGCCGCGAGCTGACGCTGTTCCAGTCGCGTGCGTTCGAGTAGGCGGTCGGAAAAAGGGACCTTCTTTTCTTCAAATTCCGCTATCTTGTTCTTGGTGTATGAGTTAGCTTCCTCGAAAAGCGTCTTGACCGCCGGTTTTTCTTCAGCATCGCCATTGGGCGAGGGTGTGTTTGCAGGTCGGCCAGACTGGCCGTAGGCTGCGAAAGCAAACACCGTCAGAAGCAGAATTGTGAGAAATTTGTGCATCAGAACGCTCTCGTTGTCGACACCTGCTGGGAGAAC
This sequence is a window from Acidobacteriota bacterium. Protein-coding genes within it:
- a CDS encoding TonB-dependent receptor, which produces MLVNIPSTINISLEVGDVSATVSVESSAEQVTTATSGNVGSTLDTRQIELLPIVGARGRNPFDLLNYQPGVVSGANTGGGVHVHGSRDRAFNFTLDGIDINESTAGGSNFTPLRTNPDSIREVQIVTSNFTAELGRSSGAQVSLTTRSGGNQFSGNLFEYYQTPRFIANEWEFNKQNIARRQFVQHIYGGSFGGPLFNPGFGEGTDFGFLRDKAFFFVNLQMLRASETRLQTLAVYTPQARAGLFRFVQGGRNAPFGTATSATFPTGAAVTASGAPVYPACGPGVPNPCIQTYDIATGRPVTLDPFIINLLNSQQAPNDFTGGDGLNTALLRFVAPQTEKQYDFTVRFDFKLSSKSQMYIRYAQGEQNTFGDIANAGLQRIQGGKNWIDTFRNPKNLAINYRWAPTSNFVNEFIFGMNRFGFKFEYPGANGAVPFVLNTVTDFDRNFAYNARSSRTWQFVDNMTLIRSKHTLKFGLNFRLGNQIDDRSSAGGQIEPQIGFGTAASDFVPWDVPVAGASSINANDRTLLLNTINNLIGRIGSFSQGFVVSPGNPNAFAPAGTRWIFNATYPEYDFYFQDTWRPRQNLTFDLGVRWEVKLSPGSKDLPILTPSQPFAVGAAPSSALRWEEGKLFKNDYDNFSPSVGFAWDPFSNGKTSIRANYRLSQDRFPSQVFANFVYQSAPGNTFSYSAAGIGSQNLLIRNGIPTIPPISTPQQLRTPPAFSTGRITAVDPDIKFPESHAWFAGVQREIWGGNVLEVNYIGRRGVHLFGAYDRNQVNIFARDPRCPENFLEAFNTLRGNAAATSCLINVMFTGNPANNAGTTTFRAIPSVATTLAAGTTGGSVANAALAASQRTCTATDVTNGICTASGLQLLSQAFGNAFFLQSYPQFTGALNVLETNDTSRYNGLEIILKRRLMQGFSYQLAYTYSVSKDTRSFDPTFATANRGSAQSASNTPYDINNRSLNYAWSDFDRRHVWQSYYTYEIPIGRERKFGRGMGRALDAIIGGWQVAGLFNLASGRPYTFYSGLNTLSQVVQTPVNCNGCPRNLGSLTEVNGIPVWFTAKQLAQLSQPLPGQMGNTGRNYFIGPRQFNTDASLSKRFSFNERWKFDLRVDARNLTNTPTFGLSDAAMLFTSASVGQINNTVLSFSRRIQFSGKLSF
- a CDS encoding carboxypeptidase regulatory-like domain-containing protein, whose protein sequence is MFTSVVAFGQGTTSRITGSVTDSTGAAVAGAAVTLTNEATNLRLTTTTSGSGTYVFDLIQPGFYKVSV
- a CDS encoding rhomboid family intramembrane serine protease — encoded protein: MFPIGDDNTGNHRTPYVNYVFIGINLVVFLLLQQIGGNDAFTYAFSLVPKEILSGTDINGAVTIKDEFGKILGEITHYETPLPVYFNFLSSMFMHGSIMHIAGNMMFLWVFGDNLENLLGHFRFAVFYLFCGFAAAIAQIAIEPWSVIPMLGASGAISGVLGGYLLMFPRNPVRAIILNMVTTVPAFVALGLWIAYQLVVGYLAPSGVGGVAYAAHIGGFFAGLFAVRIFAIGKM
- a CDS encoding dicarboxylate/amino acid:cation symporter, with product MPNNPNEYEYELTTDLDDDTPDSPSGIPLHTKIFIGLAVGVVGGLAVNWTLGGKDPWVEWAVENFTRPIGQLFLNLLLMIVIPLVFSSLIVGVSGIGDIRKLGRIGAKSFAYTLVISAISVVIGLTLANTIRPGERISPETAAELKAEFSSGASAATEAQRKAAEASKADTALMQVVKTIVPSNIFNSISGASPNMLHIMFFALLIGISITLLPTAVSSPFVGVMESLFAISAKIIDIVMKFAPYAVACLLFNNISQFGTDLLLSLGWFVATVLLGLSIHFFGVYSISVWFLSRISPLEFFKRIQTVILTAFSTSSSNATLPTALRVTHENLHVPKEINSFVLTVGATANQNGTALYEGVTVLFLAQLAGVDLTISLQLMVVYLAILGGIGTAGVPSGSIPFIIGILFMIGIDPALIAIILGVDRLLDMCRTTLNVVGDITAATFVARSEGHQLLGPSADVGG
- a CDS encoding dicarboxylate/amino acid:cation symporter, which encodes MGKLALHWRILLGMAAGVIFAAILIQFSWGKGFIVDWIKPFGTIFINVLKLIAIPLILASLVKGISDLNNITQLSKIGFRTLGFYIMTTVLAVSLGLVIVNLIKPGSAVTEDTRAQLMASYEKQAGDRITAAEKQKQAGPLKPLEDLVPENIVAAASSNGNMLQVIVFAIFFGIGLILIPKESAAPVKGFFSGLNDVVLKMIDLIMLAAPFGVFALLAAIVAEAPGTDLFIALLWYAVSVVLGLALLYCMYLTLVWVFTKRSPSFFLKGIIPAQLLAFSTSSSAATLPVTMERVTEHLGVDEEVASFVLPIGATVNMDGTSLYQAVAAVFIAQTFGMDLSLGVQLGIILTATLASIGSAAVPGAGMVMLVIVLAQAGIPEVGLALIFAIDRPLDMCRTTINVTGDATVSMIVANSIGKLGDPKPVEWDERLDEVI
- a CDS encoding histidine phosphatase family protein; the protein is MKWNLKAALFVMAAVIASGYFGGGVNAQSVNKTIVLVRHSEKDTSPEADKRDPDLSAEGRQRALRLKEIAKRYKPHEIFSTDFKRTRQTAEPIASQRKKEIQLYTVAEQADLVKKIMASDTDHNLVVGHSNTIPNLANLFAGKLIFRELLESEYGVFWVLHFKKGALQRIEVIPY
- a CDS encoding class I SAM-dependent methyltransferase, with protein sequence MPRNGRETKTKTQGLYDRIADVQNLAMKLNGYRDSVAKYLRSLDLNINSDSLVLDAGSGTGIVTHAFQDAGFRPKNVVALDISHKSLEVLRSETRKRKKNVVRTDCVQANVLAMPFADETFDLLLICGVLEYTPLDDGLREAARVLKKGAPLVFLPVKPSIVGSVLELLYKFKTHPLSKVRETASEYFNIAGNYEFPITEPISWSKTIFLLEKK
- a CDS encoding TlpA family protein disulfide reductase; this translates as MHKFLTILLLTVFAFAAYGQSGRPANTPSPNGDAEEKPAVKTLFEEANSYTKNKIAEFEEKKVPFSDRLLERTRLEQRQLAARYAAESGTRDDLKGEDRYYIGMLHWIAENLDGSVAAFSQFLTGEDADPGKRQTARSILVVSLAKQKKTADAETVLADYLKAEPQKLNELSRMRGEMAKVYQMQKDFARMTPHALAAYESAKSLLPSAQSRARGLDEILDAGMLVFESYRDRGMTAEADTSLDEMRKTAAAAQSVSIYYFAVDEKVKYMIETGRKPAALAFFRTAIDNIAKEVPQRQLALDITNRLNRREKNYRLLGEDAMELSANSVWFPGDARTLASMKGKVVLLDFWATWCGPCFDAFPKLIDWHNTLSDKGLVILGITRIYGESYGLPPDPAEQLAFLKNFREKERLPYDFVVMRDISAHAMYGATALPHAVLVDRKGKIRYIETGTSPLRMSQMQAAVEKLIAE